TACCATCCTTACGCTTACTATATTCCATAACATCAATTAAGCAATAAACAGGCTCAGTAAAATTAGAGGTTAAGTATAAAGCATCACTGACTTGCTTAATTTTAAGATGATCTAAAATTTCTTGTGCACCTTTAGCTACTTTACCAGTACCAGAAAGCAAAATTTTTATGTTGGGCAATTTAATTTTATCCAGTTCGCTTTTTACTTCATCTAAATCTTTTAAATGCTCTACTTTAGGTAGTGTAAATAAATTATCACGAAGTCCTAAAGCTCTAAAACCGTTGTAAGCACCTACCAAACCAGCATAACGTCCAAAACCAATTAGTCTTGCGCCATTTTGTCTAACAATAGTTTCGTGATCATACATTTCAATATTTTTATCAAGGATAGCTTTTAAAAGCGCTCTATTATAGGGTTGCTTTTTTATTGTATGACTGAAGAAAAAATATTTTTTATTAGGAATAAGCGTTTCTATTGGCACTTCTTTTACACCAAACATCACATCTGCATCTGAAACGTCATCAAAAATCTGAAAGCCATTTTTTTCATATTCGGCATCATTAAACACACGAATGTCCGAAGCCTCAATCATTACTTCTGCTTGTGGAAAGGAAGTTTTTAAATCTTTTAAATCATTAGGAGAAAACACGACACGTCTATCTGGTGGATTTTTACGTTCTTTTATAATTGCAAATTTCATATATCTAAATTTATTCTTGCTAAATTACCTTTAATATTAGGGTTTAGCAAATCAAATTTACTATACACGCTTTACTTCGTTTTCACTTTTTAAAACGTAGTCACCATCCGATTGCTTTATAAAAAGCGCTTTGTTTCCAGAAGTCCCTTCTCTGGTTACTTTGGTACCTTTAATAGTTTTTGTTATTTTTTTAGTGAAGGTTTCTTCTACTTTTCCTTTAGCAGTTCCGTGTCCCCAATCCCATTGTACTTCTGTTCCTGTTTTTATCATCTCTATTTTTTATTTCAATTTAAAAAATATGGCTTAATATTATCTTAAGTTTATTATAAATCTTAAATGGTACAACCTTTGCATTATAATTTTTAGTAATTTTGCAATCCAATAAATAACACAATTTATTAAAATGGGGTCGACTGGTTTTGACAGCGAGATTAATTAAATTGTAAGCACGTCGAGTAATGATTTTGTACTCGTTAAACACTTGATCAACTTTTTAATCGGCGAGAATAACTACGCTTTAGCTGCCTAATCCGAATTATAGTAGGATTAAGCCTCGGTACACAAGGTGTACGAGCTTTATGTCTCCGGAAAGCTTTGATTGACAGCGTTCCATTTGAGGCATCGAAAATGTCAATATAGACTTAGTAGCGCTTTGATGCTTTGTTGAAACTAAAAAAGATAAGTTAAAAGTGGGTTGTCTTTAACCAGCTTTTAATCGAAAACCTAAGAAAAGAATAAACGTGTAGAAAGCCTTTTGGTTACTTGTTTGGACGAGAGTTCGATTCTCTCCGACTCCACTTTAAACGCTCTGAAGCATTGATTTCAGAGCGTTTTTTTTATGACCTAAAGGAAGAGTCCCTAATTACTATATTACTTTTAATTTCAACTAACTTACTAATAATATTATCTTCAGGCACATTAATTTCATTTATAAGATATTGTACTGCTGTACGTCCTATTTTTTCTCCAGGTTGATCTACTGTGGTTAATTTGGGTTCTATTATAATAGAGTTAACAGAATTACTAAATCCAACAACTGCTATTTCTTCAGGTATTTTTACATTAAACTTATTTAGTGTTTGTATTACGCCTATTGCTGCACCATCTGTAATCGCGAAAATAGCATCAGGTCGTACTTTTGAACTCAATAATATATTGGTCATTCTTTTTCCCTCTTTCATTGATATATCCTCGACACTAATAACCATTTTGGGATCTAGCTCAAGGTTATTATCCTTCAAAGCTTTTAAATAACCCGAATACCTTTTTTCCGAATTATAGGAATATTCACCTTCCTTAATTATAGCTATTCGCTTTTTTCCAATATTAATTAAATGTTCAACTATATTATAGGCTGCTTCCTCATCATTAATTGTAATTTGGGTGCATGGAATTTTATTTGAAACCTTATCAAATAAAACAATTGGAATTGTATTTAACGTTGCTAATATGTGATCAACTTCTCTAGTACGCTTGGTTAGTGAAGCTAATATACCATCCACACCAAATTGTATCATGGTATTAAACATCTCTTTTTGCTTTTCTACATCATTGTTAGATTCTGATATAATTACCCTAAATCCTTTACTTTCTGCCTCTTCCATAATACCTCTAACAATAGTCGTAGTAAAGTAATGTGTTATATTGGGTACGATAACACCAATAATATTAGATCTATGATTTCTAAAACCTTTGGCAAAAATGTTTGGTACGTAATTTAATTTTAATGCTAATGCCTTTACCTTCTCTTTAGTTTGCACGCTAATGTCTGGATGATCATTTAATGCTCTAGAAACTGTTGATATTGATAATTCTAAAGTCTGAGCTAATTTTTTTAAAGTGGTAACTTCTTTCTTCATAAAAATAAAATTTCAAACGTTTTCGCAAACGTTTGCATACAAATATCGTACTTTTTAGTACACAACAATGCTTAATTCGTAATTATATTAGCCTAAAATTAACTAATTCTTAATAAAATGAAAAAACTAACCACCACACTATTATTATTATTTTGTTGTTTTTCAATGTTTGCACAAACAGAAATATCCGGAACTGTAAAAGACAAAGCTGGATTACCAATTCCAAACGCTAACATTTTAATTATTAACTCAAACGTTGGAGCTTCTACAGATTTTGACGGAAATTTTAGTTTTACGGTACCTGAACTTACAGGGTCTAAGGAGTTACAAGTATCTTACATTGGCTATACTACTTTGATTAAAAAAGTAGATTTAAACGGTACGCCATTAACACTTGATATTATCTTACAAGAAGGTAATAATTTAGATGAAATTGTTCTTACAGCCTCTTCTACTTTTAGATCACAAAAACAAGCGCCTTTATCCATTAGTAGTAAAGGCATTAAAGAAATTACTAGACTATCGGCTAACAGTCAAGCAGATATTTTAAGAGATGTACCTGGTATTACTGCTGAAGGTGGTGGTGGAGAAACTGCAACCAACCTATTTGTTAGAGGTTTACCTTCTGGTGGACAATATGTCTTTAACCCTTTACAATACGATGGTATGCCACTTATGAGCACGTTTGGATTAAACTCATCTGCACATGATGTTTACGCTAGACCTGATGTTGGTTTTAAAGGTGTCGAATTTGTTAGAGGTGGATCTGCTGTACTTTATGGTGCTGGATCAGTTGCTGGTATAATTAACTATACAAGTAAAACTGGAGATTCTAATGACGAAAATTTAATTAATGTAGAATGGGGAAATGACGGTAGATTAAAAACTGACTTTTATACTGGTGGACAATTAGGTAGCGAAGATTCTAACACTTATTACGCTTTTACAGGTTTTGTTAGAAAAGATGATGGTCCAATTGAAACTGGTTTAACCACAAAAGGAGTGCAGTTTAGAGGTAATATCAAACAAAAATTTGAAAACGGATCCTTTACAGTACATGGACAATATATTAATGATAGAGCTCAATTTTACTTACCATTACCATTAGATGGAGCGTCAAGAGAACGTTTAAATGGTAACGATGGTGAAGAAGTAAGCCAACTATTGTCTGGTGAACTAGCAAACACTTCATTTTTAACTCCAGGAGGTGTATATGAAAGTCCTATTGAAGATGGTGTCTACACAAAAGGTGGTTACCTTTTAGCAGATTTTAACTATAACCTAAATGACAATCTAAAATTTAAATCAAAAGTAAAATATGCCAACTACCAACATAATTTTGCATTATATGTAGGTGGTAGTGGTGATTATGGTAATCCAATTACTATTAATGATTATGTAGCTGCTATTGCACCAGATAATACCGCATTTAGCGCAACATATCAAGGTGGTGCTGGTAACCAAATTAACGGTAACGATTTAGTGGTAGAAAATCTACACGTAGATAGGTTAAGACCAATGACAGATTATTCTGGAGAGGCTAGCTTTATATTAAATTCTGATGATGGAATACACACCTATACTGCCGGAACATTCTTAGCCAGAACAGAAGCTGAAGATGTTAACTATCAATATAGAGTCCTTTCAGAATTTAATAATAATCCGCAATTAGTTAACTTAAGCTACACTGACGCTGGAGGAAATAATGTAATTTATTCTGAAGGTGGTTTATACAACAGGATTGGTATGACAGCCAATAATTACCTAACGCAAAGTAGAACTGCTTTTTATCTTACAGATGAAATGGTTTTTGACAGATGGCGTTTTGATGTTGGATTCCGTATAGAGTCTACAACTGGTACCTTTAGAAAAGGAGGATTAGAAACCACTCAAGTGTATGAAGACGCTGACTTAACAACTAATTTACAAAATGTTCAATTTGCTGATGGTACTTTTACAACTGGCGAAATTAAAGATACAGATTGGGCATTATCATTAGCAGGTTTATACAAACTAACTGATGCCACAAATTTATATGCTAACCTCTCAAAAGGATACTTTTTTCCGCAACAACGTGGTTTTGGACCAACTCCAGGAATAAGAGATACCAATTATGAGGCTGAAACGATTTTACAAGGTGAAATGGGAGCCAAATTTGGAACAGATAAATTTTCTGGTTCTGTGGCTGCATACTATGTTGGGTTAAGCGACCGTATACGTATAGATCAAGCAATTTCTGGAGGTCAATTAGTCGATCAAGCTAGAAGTGAGCAATCAACGCAAACATTAGGTCTTGAAGCAACTGGAAGATATAAATTTACAGAGCATTTAAATGTTTCTGGGACGCTAACATACCAAGATCATGAAATTACAACTAATCAAACTGAAGATTTAGTCAATGGTACAACAAGTACTATTAATGAAGGTAATGAAATTGCAAGACAACCAAACCTTTTAGGAAACTTAGGTCTTAACTACGATAACAAAGTTTTTGATGCAAGCTTTGCTGTTAACCACACAGGAAAAAAGTTTACTGACGACACTAATAACGTAGAGTTAGATGCTATTACAATTGCAAGATTAGGTGCTGGTTATACAATACAAACTAACGAAGATACGTCCTTACGTTTTGGATTATCTGTATTTAACTTATTTGATAGTTCTGGTATTACAGAAGGAAACCCAAGAGCTGGTATTGCTGGTCAATCTGGAGATGGCGAGTTTTTTGTTGGACGACCAATCTTACCTAGACGTATGTTCTTAACAGCAACATTCAATTTTTAATTTATAATAATTTAATTAGTCATATAACTCATCATTTTTTATGCTAAGTAAAGTGATGGGTTATTTTTTTAAAATCAAAAAAACTTACAATCTTTAATGTGTATGAAGGATTTACAAAACAACGCTATTACAGTATTAAACAATAACTGGAAAGATAAATTTAGCATTCCATGCGCAAAGCTTTACCCTTTTCAATGGTTCTGGGATTCAGGATTAATCGCAATTGGTTTTGCTCATTTTGACATGCCTAAAGCCGAAAAAGAAATAGAAACACTGCTTGATGCACAATGGAGTAATGGTTTTATTCCTCATATTATTTTTCATACCGAAACTGACACCTATTTTCCTGGACCTGATTTTCATCGTTCAGATTTACATCCAGAATCTTCCAAAAAATATAAATCTACAGGTATGACACAACCTCCTGTTACTGGTTTTGTTTTAGAAGATTTATACCGTATTAGCAAGGATAGAGACGCTACTTTAAAATTTATAGAGTCCGTAATTGATAAAGTGTATAAAAATCACGAATATTTTTACAACCAACGTGATCCTCAAGATGAAGGTTTAGTTTACATATACCATAACTGGGAATCAGGTACAGACAACTCTCCTATTTGGGATGATATTTGGGACACTATGAATCCTCCTGAATATACTTTTGAAAGACGTGACACAACACATGTTGATGCTGCACAAAGACCTTCTAAAAGAGAATACGATCATTATTTACACATTATTGAAATTGCCAAACAAAACAATTACAATGATCAAAAAATAGCAGAGCTTTCTCCCTTTTTAGTTCAAGATCCATTATTTAACGCAGTACTTTTAAAATCTAATCAAAGTCTAATAGATTTATATCGTATTATAGGAAATAAAAATAATAACGATAAAATACACCAACTTCAAAAATGGCAAGACAAAGGGACTAAATCATTTAATAATAAACTCTATGATGAAGAACTAGGTGTTTATGTACATTACGATTTAAGAAACGAAAAATTATTAAAACACATATCTTCCTCTTCTTTTGCACCACTTTTTGCTAATCTACCAAGTGAGACTAGAGCAGAAAAAATGGTAGATATAATGATGGAAAAATTTGGTAACCCAGATCAATATCTGTGTGCATCATTTGATCCAACTAGCGATAGATTTAATCCTAAAAAATATTGGAGAGGTCCAGTTTGGGTGAATTTAAATTGGATGTTATATTATGGGTTAAAACAATATGGTTTTTACGACATCGCCAAAAGAATGAAGCAAGATACCATTGAGATTATTGAAAACAATGGGTTTTACGAGTATTTTGATTCTAGAAAAGAAGAACATAAAAATGGTAACGCAGGTTATGGAGGTCATAATTTTTCATGGAGTGCTGCATTATTTATAGATTTATTAAATGAATAAATAACCCACTAGCTTTAACCACATGAATTATATAGACTACATCATCATCATATTATATTTAATCGGATTTTTAGGGATAGGGTATTTCTTTAAAGAAAATAAAAACTCTAAAGATTACTTCCTTGGAGGTCAATCAATGGGATGGTTTCCGTTAAGTTTATCAACTATGGCTACCCAATTATCTGCTATTAGCTTTATATCTGCACCAGCATTTGTTGGTTTAAAAGAAGGTGGTGGATTGCAATGGTTAACCTATGAGTTTGGTGTACCTTTAGCTATGGCGTTTTTACTAATTGCCATAATACCTACCTTATATAATTCTGGTATTGTTAGTGTTTATGAATATCTAGAGCGTCGTTTTGATGCCTCTTCAAGGCTACTTATTAGTTTTGTTTTTCAAATTAGTCGCTCTGTAGCAACAGGTGTTATGGTATATACTATGGCACTTATTTTACAAGCTACCATTGGTATAGAGTTTTGGATTTCGATATTAATTATTGGTGTTATAACTATGGTATACTCCTTTCAAGGTGGAATGAAGGCTGTAATTTGGGGAGACGTCATACAAATGTGTATTCTCTTTTTTGGTATAATTATTTGCTTATTTTATGGTTTAAGCGAGCTAGGTGGTTATGATAATTTTATAAATCTTGTTGATAAAGACAGATTAACTGCAGTAGATTTTTCTAAATGGGGATTTAATAATGCCGATAAAAATGACGAATTTGGTTTTTGGCCAATGGTAATTGGAGGTTTCTTTTTGTATGCTTCCTATTATGGTACAGATCAAACACAATCACAAAGACTACTATCTGCAAAAGGATTACCTACCATAAAAAAATTATTACTAGCTAATGGATTGTTTAGATTCCCAATTACATTAACCTATTGTGTAATGGGATTAATTTTAGGAACATTATTACTACAAGACGCTAGTTTTCAAGAGTTATTAAATACAGTTTACCAATCCAATATTACAAGTTTAGAAGGTAAAAAAGCCGACTTAATGGTACCTGTTTTTATAATTAAATACTTACCAAATGGTGTAATCGGTATTTTAATAGTTGCAATAATGTCTGCTGCAATGTCCTCTTTAAGCAGCACAGTAAATTCATTATCTGCAGTAACCTTAGAAGACTTTATAAAACGATTTAATCCTGATATGCCAGACAAAAAATACGTACAATACTCACGTTTATTATCTGTATTCTGGGGATTAGTGTGTTTGTTTTTTGCGTTTTTCGCCGGAAGTATAGAAGGAACTGTTATTGAGGTTATTAACAAAATAAGTTCTATTTTTTATGGTCCCATTTTAGCTGCTTTTATATTAGCTATTCTAACTAAAAAAACCCACGCTTTAGGTGCTAATATTGGTATCGTTATAGGTGTGTTATTTAATATGTATTTATGGCTATATGTACCAAGTATATTTTGGTTTTGGTGGAATGCAATAGGTTGTTTAGTAACTGTTATAATAGCCTTAATTGTAAGCTATGTTATTAAAAAAGAAACCAAACCAGGTTTAGATATTGAAGTCTATAAAGCAGGTAAAAAAGAAGTCATTATACTATTATCATACTTTGTTTTAATTGTGCTGTTTGCAATTTTTATTAGTGAAATTTTAAATTAAAAGTTAACATGAAAATAGTAATTGCTCCAGATAAGTTTAAAAATTCACTAACCAGTTTAGAGTTTTGTAATATCGTTGAAAAACAGCTTAAAAAAGAGTTGCCTTATGCCAATATCGTAAAACTACCATTAGCAGATGGTGGTGATGGTACCATTGACATTGTCAAACATTATTTAGATGGAGAAACTATCAAGACTACAGTGTGTAACCCTTTATTTACAGCAATTGAGGCCAGCTATATTTATGCGCCAAAATATGAAACTGCATTTATAGAAATGGCAGAAGCCTCAGGCTTAAAGCTTTTAAAACCAGAGCAATTAGACTGTAAAATAACTTCAACATTTGGAACTGGCCAGCTTATTTTGGACGCTTTAAACAAAGGTGCAAAAAAAATAATACTTGGTATTGGTGGAAGTGCTACAAACGATTGTGGTATTGGCATGGCAACTGCATTAGGATACCGTTTTTTGGATAAAAAAGGTGAAATAGTAAACCCTATTGGCAAAAACCTGTCATCTATAAAATCCATTGACGTTAGTCAAGCAAATCCACAAATTTTTTCAACAGATTTTAAAATAGCTTGTGACGTTACTAATCCATTATATGGTAAAAAAGGTGCTGCTTACGTTTATGCTGCCCAAAAAGGAGCTAATCATCAAGATATTTTATTACTTAATAAAGGACTTAAAGATTTTTCAAAATTAATCAGTCAAATCTTTAAAATAGATCCACAGTCCATACCTGGTTCTGGAGCTGCAGGAGGTATGGGGATTGCTTCTAAAATATTTTTAAACGGAACGCTTGAAAGCGGAAATAAATTAATTAAACAGTTATCAAATTTTGATAATCAAATTTCAAATGCAGACTGGATTATAACTGGAGAAGGCAAATTGGATAATCAAACGTTATCCGGAAAAACTATTCAAGGTGTTTTAGATACCTCAACTAAAAATAATATTAATGTAGCAGTCTTTTGTGGTGCGATTGA
The genomic region above belongs to Olleya sp. Hel_I_94 and contains:
- a CDS encoding TonB-dependent receptor domain-containing protein codes for the protein MKKLTTTLLLLFCCFSMFAQTEISGTVKDKAGLPIPNANILIINSNVGASTDFDGNFSFTVPELTGSKELQVSYIGYTTLIKKVDLNGTPLTLDIILQEGNNLDEIVLTASSTFRSQKQAPLSISSKGIKEITRLSANSQADILRDVPGITAEGGGGETATNLFVRGLPSGGQYVFNPLQYDGMPLMSTFGLNSSAHDVYARPDVGFKGVEFVRGGSAVLYGAGSVAGIINYTSKTGDSNDENLINVEWGNDGRLKTDFYTGGQLGSEDSNTYYAFTGFVRKDDGPIETGLTTKGVQFRGNIKQKFENGSFTVHGQYINDRAQFYLPLPLDGASRERLNGNDGEEVSQLLSGELANTSFLTPGGVYESPIEDGVYTKGGYLLADFNYNLNDNLKFKSKVKYANYQHNFALYVGGSGDYGNPITINDYVAAIAPDNTAFSATYQGGAGNQINGNDLVVENLHVDRLRPMTDYSGEASFILNSDDGIHTYTAGTFLARTEAEDVNYQYRVLSEFNNNPQLVNLSYTDAGGNNVIYSEGGLYNRIGMTANNYLTQSRTAFYLTDEMVFDRWRFDVGFRIESTTGTFRKGGLETTQVYEDADLTTNLQNVQFADGTFTTGEIKDTDWALSLAGLYKLTDATNLYANLSKGYFFPQQRGFGPTPGIRDTNYEAETILQGEMGAKFGTDKFSGSVAAYYVGLSDRIRIDQAISGGQLVDQARSEQSTQTLGLEATGRYKFTEHLNVSGTLTYQDHEITTNQTEDLVNGTTSTINEGNEIARQPNLLGNLGLNYDNKVFDASFAVNHTGKKFTDDTNNVELDAITIARLGAGYTIQTNEDTSLRFGLSVFNLFDSSGITEGNPRAGIAGQSGDGEFFVGRPILPRRMFLTATFNF
- a CDS encoding NAD(P)-dependent oxidoreductase; translated protein: MKFAIIKERKNPPDRRVVFSPNDLKDLKTSFPQAEVMIEASDIRVFNDAEYEKNGFQIFDDVSDADVMFGVKEVPIETLIPNKKYFFFSHTIKKQPYNRALLKAILDKNIEMYDHETIVRQNGARLIGFGRYAGLVGAYNGFRALGLRDNLFTLPKVEHLKDLDEVKSELDKIKLPNIKILLSGTGKVAKGAQEILDHLKIKQVSDALYLTSNFTEPVYCLIDVMEYSKRKDGKVGNKGQFYKDPSGYESNFMPYAKQTDFFIAGHFYGDGAPYLFTREDARHPHFKINLIADISCDIDGPVASTIRPSTIADPFYGYNAKTEKEVAYNDKDAITVMAVDNLPCELPKDASEGFGEMFLKHVIPAFFNNDADGILKRAKITENGKLTKRFSYLQNYVDGKE
- a CDS encoding glycerate kinase, whose amino-acid sequence is MKIVIAPDKFKNSLTSLEFCNIVEKQLKKELPYANIVKLPLADGGDGTIDIVKHYLDGETIKTTVCNPLFTAIEASYIYAPKYETAFIEMAEASGLKLLKPEQLDCKITSTFGTGQLILDALNKGAKKIILGIGGSATNDCGIGMATALGYRFLDKKGEIVNPIGKNLSSIKSIDVSQANPQIFSTDFKIACDVTNPLYGKKGAAYVYAAQKGANHQDILLLNKGLKDFSKLISQIFKIDPQSIPGSGAAGGMGIASKIFLNGTLESGNKLIKQLSNFDNQISNADWIITGEGKLDNQTLSGKTIQGVLDTSTKNNINVAVFCGAIDINEKALKNMGINYASQIINEAKNLDDAMQNTNIHLKTMTKKFIGHIKQLK
- a CDS encoding DUF2945 domain-containing protein; this encodes MIKTGTEVQWDWGHGTAKGKVEETFTKKITKTIKGTKVTREGTSGNKALFIKQSDGDYVLKSENEVKRV
- a CDS encoding sodium:solute symporter; the encoded protein is MNYIDYIIIILYLIGFLGIGYFFKENKNSKDYFLGGQSMGWFPLSLSTMATQLSAISFISAPAFVGLKEGGGLQWLTYEFGVPLAMAFLLIAIIPTLYNSGIVSVYEYLERRFDASSRLLISFVFQISRSVATGVMVYTMALILQATIGIEFWISILIIGVITMVYSFQGGMKAVIWGDVIQMCILFFGIIICLFYGLSELGGYDNFINLVDKDRLTAVDFSKWGFNNADKNDEFGFWPMVIGGFFLYASYYGTDQTQSQRLLSAKGLPTIKKLLLANGLFRFPITLTYCVMGLILGTLLLQDASFQELLNTVYQSNITSLEGKKADLMVPVFIIKYLPNGVIGILIVAIMSAAMSSLSSTVNSLSAVTLEDFIKRFNPDMPDKKYVQYSRLLSVFWGLVCLFFAFFAGSIEGTVIEVINKISSIFYGPILAAFILAILTKKTHALGANIGIVIGVLFNMYLWLYVPSIFWFWWNAIGCLVTVIIALIVSYVIKKETKPGLDIEVYKAGKKEVIILLSYFVLIVLFAIFISEILN
- a CDS encoding MGH1-like glycoside hydrolase domain-containing protein; translated protein: MKDLQNNAITVLNNNWKDKFSIPCAKLYPFQWFWDSGLIAIGFAHFDMPKAEKEIETLLDAQWSNGFIPHIIFHTETDTYFPGPDFHRSDLHPESSKKYKSTGMTQPPVTGFVLEDLYRISKDRDATLKFIESVIDKVYKNHEYFYNQRDPQDEGLVYIYHNWESGTDNSPIWDDIWDTMNPPEYTFERRDTTHVDAAQRPSKREYDHYLHIIEIAKQNNYNDQKIAELSPFLVQDPLFNAVLLKSNQSLIDLYRIIGNKNNNDKIHQLQKWQDKGTKSFNNKLYDEELGVYVHYDLRNEKLLKHISSSSFAPLFANLPSETRAEKMVDIMMEKFGNPDQYLCASFDPTSDRFNPKKYWRGPVWVNLNWMLYYGLKQYGFYDIAKRMKQDTIEIIENNGFYEYFDSRKEEHKNGNAGYGGHNFSWSAALFIDLLNE
- a CDS encoding LacI family DNA-binding transcriptional regulator, whose translation is MKKEVTTLKKLAQTLELSISTVSRALNDHPDISVQTKEKVKALALKLNYVPNIFAKGFRNHRSNIIGVIVPNITHYFTTTIVRGIMEEAESKGFRVIISESNNDVEKQKEMFNTMIQFGVDGILASLTKRTREVDHILATLNTIPIVLFDKVSNKIPCTQITINDEEAAYNIVEHLINIGKKRIAIIKEGEYSYNSEKRYSGYLKALKDNNLELDPKMVISVEDISMKEGKRMTNILLSSKVRPDAIFAITDGAAIGVIQTLNKFNVKIPEEIAVVGFSNSVNSIIIEPKLTTVDQPGEKIGRTAVQYLINEINVPEDNIISKLVEIKSNIVIRDSSFRS